CGATCTTCAAGGCGCCGCGGCCCGCCGTGGACCAGCCCACCACCATGCTCAAGCTGGGCGACGCGGCCCGCCGCCCGGCCGGCAGGAAGGCCGACGAGAAGACCGGCGAGAAGACCGCGGACAAGGCCGCCGCCGCCAAGGCCGTGGAGGAACCGGCGGCCAAGCCCGTCGGCGAGGCCGAGCGCACCAGCCGGTTCGTCGCCCTCAAGTCGCTGGACGAGGCCGCCGCCCCGGCCCGCCCGAAGCAGCCGGCCGCCCCGGCGGGCGCCGACAAGCCGGCCTCGGCCACCGCGGTCGTCCCGCAGGTCGGACCCGAGCGCACCACCCAGCAGCCGCTTCCGCCGAAGCCCCCGCTGGACCTCCTCGCCGAGCTGACGAACACCCCGCCGCCCCCGCAGACACCGGTCCGCACGATCGTGCGGCGGGTCAAGATCTGGACGCCGCTGGTCCTGCTGCTCATCGTGATCTTTGCGGTCGCACAGGCCTTCCGTCCGCTGCCGGCAGCGGGCCTCACGCTCACCGCCGACGAGACGTACACCTTCGAGGGCGGCACGCTCGACCTGCCGTGGCCCGGCCAGGGCCAGTCCGCGATCGAGGTCGACGGCGTCGGCAGCCTCGGCACCGACGGCAAGCAGACCCCCGCTCCCGTGGCGAGCGTCGCCAAGATCATGACGGCGTACGTGATCCTCCAGGAGCACCCGCTGAAGGGGAACGAGGACGGCGAGAAGATCACCGTCGACCAGCAGGCGGAGGACGAGTCGAAGCTGCCCGACGAGTCGACGGCGGCGATGTCGAAGGGCCAGCAGTTCACCGAGCGCCAGATGCTCCAGATGCTGATGATCCCCTCCGGCAACAACGTGGCGCGGCTGCTGGCCCGCTGGGACTCCGACAGCAAGAGCTTCGTCGCCAAGATGAACGCCGCGGCCAAGGACCTCGGCATGAAGAACTCGACGTACACGGACCCGAGCGGTCTGCAGAAGACCACGGTCAGCACGGCCGTCGACCAGATCAAGCTGGCCAAGAAGGTCATGCAGAACGACGTGTTCCGCAGCGTCGTCGGGATGGCCAAGGCGGACATCCCCGGGCTGGACAACACGATCTACAACAACAACGACCTGCTGGTGCAGCAGGTCGGCGTGATCGGCCTGAAGACCGGCTCCTCGACGCCGGCCGGCGGCAACCTGGTGTGGGCCGCGACGAAGAACGTCGACGGCAAGACGCAGACGATCTACGGCGCGGTGATGAACCAGAACGCCGGCACCGGCAAGGTCTGGGACAGCCTCCACCTGGCGCTCACCAACAGCCAGAAGCTGATCGACAAGGTCCAGAAGAGCCTGACCACCGCCACCGTGGTGAAGAAGGGCCAGGTCGTCGGCTACGTGGACGACCAGCTCGGCGGACGCACCCCGGTCGTCGCCACGAAGAACATGACGGCGGTCGGCTGGCCCGGTCTCAAGACCCACCTGTCGATCGGTGCGGGCGACACCGCGGTCCCGCACACCGGCAAGGCCGGCGCGGTCGTCGGTGAGCTGACGGTCGGCGACGGATCGAGCCGCTCCGTCAAGATTCCGGTCGCGCTGAAGTCGGACCTCGCCGAGCCCGGTCTCGGCGCGAAGCTGACCCGTATCGGGTGAGCCGACAGGGGCCGCCGGCGACGTGCCGGCGGACGGATCGGTGACGTACGCCGGGGAGCGGCACCCGCACCGCACGCCGCCGGACAGTGCCCCACCCGGGCGCTGTCCGGCGGAGTGCGTGCTAGCGTCGCGACAATCGGGGCTGCTCGCGAGCCGCGGGTCCCGGCCCAGAACGGACAACGGGACACGGGGAGAACCTTGCAGTGGCGACAGCGGAGCCGACCCACGCCGACGACGCCGATCCGGGCCCTGGAACGGACCCGCGAATACCGCTGCGCGGCCGTGTCCCCGAGCCGCTCGACGAGGCGGACGACCCCGCGGATTCCGGCGCCGCCGCAGCGGTAGCGCCCTCCGGCGCCGTCCGGCCGAACCTCTTCCGCCGCCATCCCGTCCTGCTCTCCACCGTCCTCGCCGGCGTCCTGCACGTCGTGTGGTTCTTCACCTTCGCGAACAGTGGCGGTGACCTGGCGGCGCAGGACGCGTGGGCGGAGTTCGTCGGCCGGCACCCGGACTCGGCGTACAACCTCGCCTGGTACGGCGGGATGCACCCGGTGTCGTACAGCGTGGTGTCGCCGTACCTGATGTCGGTGCTCGGCGTCCGCACGACGATGATGATCGCCGGGACGCTCTCGGCCGGGCTGCTGACGATGATCCTCATCCGCAGCCGTGCGGTCAGAAATCCGACGGCTCCGGCGCTCGCCGGTGTCTTCGC
The window above is part of the Streptomyces sp. NBC_01428 genome. Proteins encoded here:
- a CDS encoding D-alanyl-D-alanine carboxypeptidase; the protein is MAMARERAATVRVDQATAVFSTKALAADTSRPAEPTASATADARATAEASRTAGSERAAEPASGTDAAEAPAEGDTRLRAAVAAWVAGSDENPASPGASGSGDGHGDDAVSAAAVAERTDRSDAATAAEGPEDAAEDSADAESADSAADAGSGKDSGPSAGPAAVSVPDATADTTADAVPATDEPRTAPRPDTASRETSDAGEPGPDAGSAKAATPATAPASAPSEPADAAPGPAASDGEPADAKPASADVEPEDRPGAEPVRDAAPAPEDAPEDAPAAAPAADAAPGADAAGDTGPDATHDGDTAPQPPVDDAPADEPPVDQPTAIFKAPRPAVDQPTTMLKLGDAARRPAGRKADEKTGEKTADKAAAAKAVEEPAAKPVGEAERTSRFVALKSLDEAAAPARPKQPAAPAGADKPASATAVVPQVGPERTTQQPLPPKPPLDLLAELTNTPPPPQTPVRTIVRRVKIWTPLVLLLIVIFAVAQAFRPLPAAGLTLTADETYTFEGGTLDLPWPGQGQSAIEVDGVGSLGTDGKQTPAPVASVAKIMTAYVILQEHPLKGNEDGEKITVDQQAEDESKLPDESTAAMSKGQQFTERQMLQMLMIPSGNNVARLLARWDSDSKSFVAKMNAAAKDLGMKNSTYTDPSGLQKTTVSTAVDQIKLAKKVMQNDVFRSVVGMAKADIPGLDNTIYNNNDLLVQQVGVIGLKTGSSTPAGGNLVWAATKNVDGKTQTIYGAVMNQNAGTGKVWDSLHLALTNSQKLIDKVQKSLTTATVVKKGQVVGYVDDQLGGRTPVVATKNMTAVGWPGLKTHLSIGAGDTAVPHTGKAGAVVGELTVGDGSSRSVKIPVALKSDLAEPGLGAKLTRIG